The Siniperca chuatsi isolate FFG_IHB_CAS linkage group LG2, ASM2008510v1, whole genome shotgun sequence genome window below encodes:
- the LOC122866214 gene encoding transcription factor 15-like, producing the protein MMAFTMLRPVSTHPFSYPTDLTLMSDDEEGNRSESDGSTDQGYGCCGTPGSGGVVRQRNAANARERYRTQNVNTAFTALRTLIPTEPVDRKLSKIETLRLASSYISHLANVLVVGDGREDGQPCLSAVYKGVKGSGEGKPPRTICTFCLSNQRKGVKDRRDCVKMHGSSVRQISRR; encoded by the exons ATGATGGCTTTCACTATGCTGAGGCCGGTGTCGACGCATCCCTTCTCTTACCCCACTGACCTGACCTTGATGTCGGACGACGAGGAGGGGAACCGCAGCGAGAGCGACGGCAGCACCGACCAGGGCTACGGCTGCTGCGGGACTCCGGGGTCCGGCGGCGTGGTGCGGCAGCGAAACGCCGCTAACGCCAGGGAGAGATACCGGACCCAGAACGTCAACACGGCCTTCACGGCGCTGCGGACACTCATCCCCACGGAGCCGGTGGACAGAAAACTCTCCAAAATCGAGACGCTGCGCCTGGCGTCCAGCTATATCTCACACTTGGCCAACGTGCTGGTGGTCGGGGACGGGAGGGAGGACGGCCAGCCGTGCCTAAGTGCGGTCTACAAGGGGGTGAAGGGGAGTGGAGAAGGCAAACCGCCCCGGACTATCTGCACATTCTGCCTCAGCAACCAACGGAAAGGG GTGAAAGACAGACGAGACTGTGTGAAAATGCATGGAAGCAGTGTGAGACAAATAAG